Proteins encoded by one window of Dioscorea cayenensis subsp. rotundata cultivar TDr96_F1 chromosome 6, TDr96_F1_v2_PseudoChromosome.rev07_lg8_w22 25.fasta, whole genome shotgun sequence:
- the LOC120262944 gene encoding putative germin-like protein 2-1: MATTNQTLIFLAFFTITSSLCFAFDPSPLQDFCVADLNSQVFVNGFVCKNPTTVTAEDFFLSGFDKPGNTMNLLGSNVTPATIGQMPGLNTLGISFVRIDYAPGGINPPHTHPRASEILVVVEGTLYVGFVTSNLVTSNPNNTFYSKVLHPGDVFVFPQGLVHFQFNYGHSNAVAFAALNSQNPGVAIIANNAFGPKPPISDIVLAKAFQLSKEAVDILQARPWPTN; the protein is encoded by the exons ATGGCCACTACAAATCAAACACTCATctttcttgcattcttcacaataACTTCATCTCTTTGCTTTGCTTTTGATCCAAGTCCTCTCCAAGACTTTTGTGTTGCTGATCTCAATTCTCAAG TGTTCGTGAATGGGTTTGTGTGCAAAAACCCTACAACAGTCACAGCTGAGGATTTCTTTCTCTCTGGCTTCGACAAACCTGGTAACACAATGAATCTTCTTGGCTCTAATGTAACTCCGGCAACAATAGGCCAAATGCCAGGATTGAACACTCTTGGTATCTCCTTCGTTCGCATAGACTATGCTCCGGGAGGAATTAACCCTCCTCATACTCATCCTCGAGCTTCCGAAATCCTTGTTGTCGTCGAAGGCACTCTCTACGTCGGTTTTGTTACTTCAAATCTTGTCACTTCTAATCCCAACAATACATTTTACTCGAAGGTTTTACATCCCGGCGATGTTTTCGTTTTTCCTCAAGGTCTTGTACACTTTCAGTTCAATTATGGGCATTCAAATGCAGTTGCATTTGCAGCGCTGAACAGTCAAAACCCTGGAGTGGCTATAATTGCTAATAATGCGTTTGGACCAAAACCTCCCATTTCTGATATTGTTCTTGCCAAGGCATTCCAGTTGAGCAAGGAAGCAGTTGACATACTTCAAGCTAGACCTTGGCCTACCAATTAA
- the LOC120263226 gene encoding putative germin-like protein 2-1 — MATANQTFIFFVFFTITSSLCLAIDPSPLQDFCVADLTSQVLVNGFTCKNPKTVKAKDFFLSGFNKPGNTMNPLGINLTPATVAQLPGLNTLGLSLVRIDYAPGGVNPPHTHPRASEIIVVLEGTLYAGFVTSSPNDILYSKVLSAGDVFVFPQGLTHFSMNYGYSNAVALVALNSQKPGRIIAANNVFGSKPLISDDLLAKAFQLSKETVDKLQGKHWPANNVLFGSKPLISDVLLTKAYIPGEHEHC, encoded by the exons ATGGCCACTGCAAACCAaacatttatcttttttgtatttttcacaATAACTTCATCTCTTTGCCTTGCTATTGATCCAAGTCCTCTCCAAGACTTTTGTGTTGCTGATCTTACTTCTCAAG TGTTGGTGAATGGGTTTACATGCAAAAACCCTAAAACAGTCAAAGCTAAGGATTTCTTTCTCTCCGGCTTCAACAAGCCTGGTAACACAATGAATCCTCTTGGTATTAATTTAACTCCAGCAACAGTAGCTCAACTCCCAGGATTGAACACTCTTGGTCTCTCCTTGGTTCGCATTGACTATGCTCCTGGAGGAGTTAACCCTCCTCATACTCATCCTCGTGCTTCCGAAATCATTGTTGTTCTTGAAGGCACTCTTTACGCTGGTTTTGTCACCTCTAGTCCCAATGATATACTTTACTCGAAGGTTTTATCTGCCGGTGATGTTTTCGTATTCCCTCAAGGTCTTACACACTTCAGTATGAATTATGGGTACTCAAATGCAGTTGCATTGGTAGCACTCAACAGCCAAAAACCTGGAAGAATCATAGCTGCTAACAATGTGTTTGGATCAAAGCCTCTGATTTCTGATGATCTTCTTGCCAAGGCATTCCAGTTGAGCAAGGAAACTGTTGACAAACTCCAAGGTAAGCATTGGCCTGCCAATAATGTACTGTTTGGATCAAAGCCTCTGATTTCTGATGTTCTTCTAACAAAGGCATATATTCCAGGTGAGCATGAACACTGTTGA